In Methanobacterium paludis, the following proteins share a genomic window:
- the queC gene encoding 7-cyano-7-deazaguanine synthase QueC yields MVSNKKKAITVLSGGLDSTVATSYFNDEYEIHALTFDYGQWSAEREIESAKTVCEKLNIKHTVLNLPWLSKLGGSALTSNEEIPELKADELDNKEVCDETARKVWVPGRNIVFTAIATSFAEAEGAQIIIVGWDLEEAATFPDNSKEFLNAFNNVLEIGSIDNIKIEAPVIDMNKKGIVELGKQVGAPMDLSYSCYKGGKEHCGVCESCMRRKRAFQESGIEDKTIYLE; encoded by the coding sequence ATGGTATCAAACAAGAAAAAAGCTATAACAGTCCTTTCAGGTGGGCTGGACTCAACAGTTGCAACATCGTACTTCAATGATGAATATGAAATCCATGCTTTAACATTTGACTACGGACAGTGGAGTGCTGAAAGGGAGATAGAATCAGCAAAAACAGTATGTGAAAAATTGAATATAAAACACACGGTTTTAAATCTTCCATGGCTTTCAAAACTTGGAGGTTCTGCCTTAACTTCAAATGAAGAGATACCTGAACTCAAAGCTGATGAACTTGATAATAAGGAAGTCTGTGATGAAACAGCACGCAAAGTATGGGTTCCAGGCCGTAACATTGTTTTTACTGCCATAGCAACTTCATTTGCAGAGGCAGAGGGTGCCCAGATCATCATAGTTGGATGGGATCTTGAGGAAGCTGCCACATTTCCAGATAACTCAAAGGAATTTTTAAATGCTTTTAACAATGTTTTGGAAATTGGTTCCATTGATAATATAAAGATAGAGGCGCCAGTAATAGATATGAACAAGAAAGGTATTGTGGAACTTGGAAAACAGGTTGGAGCCCCTATGGACCTAAGTTACTCCTGTTATAAAGGTGGAAAAGAGCACTGTGGTGTGTGTGAATCTTGTATGAGGCGTAAAAGGGCGTTTCAAGAATCTGGGATTGAAGATAAAACCATTTATCTAGAATAA